The DNA segment CGCGCCCAGCAGGGCCGCACCGTCCCCGGCGGCTGGAGCAACCAGGTCCCCGACCCCGACGATCCACCCGTGATCGAACGAACGACCAACTGAGCGGGCCCCGTAGGCTGGGCGCTCATGACCAGCAACACGTCCCCCAGCGACGTCGACCCGGCCGTCCGTGAAGAGCTCGCCCGGCTGCGCGACAGCATCGACAACATCGACGCGGCCGTCGTCCACATGCTCGCCGAGCGCTTCAAGTGCACCCAGCAGGTCGGCCACCTCAAGGCCGAGCACCAGCTCCCGCCCGCCGACCCGGCCCGCGAGGCCCGCCAGATCGACCGCCTGCGCACCCTCGCCGAGAACGCCAAGCTGGACCCTGCCTTCGCGGAGAAGTTCCTCAACTTCATCATCGCCGAGGTCATCAGGCACCACGAGAGCATCGCCGAGGACACCGTCAACGGCACCGCGTCCACGCCGAACCGCTCCTAGGCCCGGCCGGGACGACGGGAAGCAGACAGACCCTCCCCGAGGGAGTGACACGGCGGCCCCGGAGGGGCATGCTGCGCTGTGCACCGCATGTCAGCTGACAC comes from the Streptomyces sp. NBC_00443 genome and includes:
- a CDS encoding chorismate mutase, yielding MTSNTSPSDVDPAVREELARLRDSIDNIDAAVVHMLAERFKCTQQVGHLKAEHQLPPADPAREARQIDRLRTLAENAKLDPAFAEKFLNFIIAEVIRHHESIAEDTVNGTASTPNRS